From one Synechocystis sp. PCC 6803 substr. PCC-P genomic stretch:
- a CDS encoding DUF4278 domain-containing protein → MQLSYRGVKYDYNPPKVETEVLGLAGSYRGLDYRFRRTTTKNVIQPNVNLTYRGVSFNPAQDLQPELYTANKKVEVAAAPSQISFQDRVRARLHSKTQAIKKRQQSLLVRLAEEIGLSGDQAVNSAVRIQGKVLANFRSDYASQGVAMS, encoded by the coding sequence ATGCAATTAAGTTACCGTGGAGTCAAGTACGACTACAATCCCCCCAAAGTGGAAACCGAAGTTTTGGGGCTAGCGGGCAGCTACCGTGGTTTGGACTATCGTTTCCGCCGCACCACCACCAAGAACGTCATTCAGCCCAACGTCAATCTAACTTATCGGGGAGTTTCCTTTAACCCCGCCCAGGATCTACAGCCCGAACTGTACACTGCCAACAAAAAGGTGGAAGTCGCTGCGGCTCCCAGCCAAATTTCCTTCCAGGACCGGGTCCGGGCCCGCCTGCACAGCAAAACCCAGGCAATTAAAAAACGCCAACAATCCCTGTTAGTGCGTTTGGCTGAAGAAATTGGTTTAAGTGGTGACCAAGCTGTCAACAGCGCTGTCCGCATCCAAGGCAAAGTTTTGGCTAATTTTCGTTCTGACTATGCCAGTCAAGGCGTGGCCATGAGCTAA
- a CDS encoding proton extrusion protein PcxA, whose amino-acid sequence MDLTNWWQGATQWFGRSSQKSLEQAFRSALKIKEIEDQYFQGKKIGPENCDYSADTVTYFANQIQRHLRKIEQEIYHLNSDQEFVKILSLDPAVKQDPQTEYVLNQLQFIDDILQRYDGELPQVSPPKQIANGGVLDLPAITANKQRQINKKRRDGFQYIRREDTQQKVDTATQKSGVLPRSFLRTIDRLKREMDPQSSDTEQKVLKQYRNSRYKTALSIKFVLTLIIVPLLAHQLTKTFFLLPSVESFFERNSEVVFINQSMETEAYEELSHFEESLRFRELLGFGEKLSPEAKEEKLAEKAKEISESYRRVSTNAIANIFADIFSLVAFSLVLVNSQREIEVLKEFIDEIVYGLSDSAKAFLIILFTDMFVGFHSPHGWEVILASIARHFGLPENQDFNFLFIATFPVILDTVFKYWIFRYLNSISPSAVATYRNMNE is encoded by the coding sequence ATGGATTTAACAAATTGGTGGCAAGGGGCAACCCAGTGGTTTGGCAGATCTTCACAAAAATCCTTGGAGCAAGCCTTCCGGTCTGCCCTAAAAATAAAAGAAATTGAAGATCAATACTTCCAAGGCAAAAAAATAGGGCCAGAAAATTGTGATTATAGTGCCGACACTGTCACCTATTTTGCCAACCAAATTCAGCGGCATCTGAGGAAAATAGAGCAGGAAATTTACCACCTCAACAGCGACCAAGAATTCGTCAAAATTCTGAGCCTAGATCCAGCAGTTAAACAGGATCCACAAACGGAATATGTTCTCAATCAATTGCAATTCATTGATGACATATTGCAACGCTATGACGGTGAACTGCCCCAGGTTAGTCCCCCCAAGCAAATTGCCAATGGGGGCGTTCTGGATTTACCCGCCATAACTGCTAATAAACAACGGCAAATCAACAAAAAGCGCCGGGACGGTTTTCAATATATTCGGCGGGAAGATACCCAACAAAAAGTAGATACTGCCACCCAAAAATCTGGCGTTTTGCCCCGTTCCTTCTTGCGTACCATCGACCGTCTGAAGCGGGAAATGGACCCCCAGTCCAGTGACACTGAGCAAAAGGTGCTCAAACAATATCGCAATTCTCGCTATAAAACTGCCCTCTCAATTAAGTTTGTTTTAACCTTAATTATTGTGCCCCTGCTGGCCCATCAATTGACTAAAACATTTTTTCTTTTGCCTTCGGTGGAATCATTTTTTGAGCGTAATAGTGAGGTTGTTTTTATTAACCAGAGTATGGAGACAGAAGCCTATGAGGAATTGAGTCATTTTGAAGAATCTCTGCGTTTTCGAGAATTGTTAGGTTTTGGCGAAAAACTTTCCCCCGAAGCTAAGGAAGAAAAACTGGCGGAGAAAGCCAAAGAAATTTCCGAAAGTTACCGTCGGGTTAGCACCAATGCGATCGCCAATATTTTTGCTGATATTTTTTCCCTGGTGGCCTTTTCACTTGTTTTGGTCAATAGTCAACGGGAAATTGAAGTTTTAAAAGAATTTATTGACGAAATTGTCTATGGCTTGAGTGACTCGGCTAAGGCATTCTTGATTATTCTCTTTACCGATATGTTTGTTGGTTTTCACTCTCCCCACGGTTGGGAAGTAATTTTGGCTAGTATCGCCCGTCATTTTGGTTTGCCGGAAAATCAAGATTTTAACTTTCTTTTTATCGCAACTTTCCCGGTAATTTTAGATACGGTCTTTAAATATTGGATCTTCCGTTATCTGAATAGTATTTCTCCCTCTGCCGTGGCTACCTACCGCAATATGAATGAGTAA
- the ccsB gene encoding c-type cytochrome biogenesis protein CcsB, with protein MNLVSLESFLDNTAFLVLLLTMFAYWVAVVFPKPWLVQGASGAMAIANLTITALLGARWLEAGYFPISNLYESLFFLAWGITAVHFIAERMSQSRFVGAVTSPIALGIVAFAALTLPVDMQQSAPLVPALKSNWLMMHVSVMMVSYATLMVGSLLAIAFLFVTRGQAVELRGSSVGTGGFRQGLVKGNNLNPVGNLNPALEGVSGNSGNVAVLEKTTSTPAITLSPQRLTLADTLDNISYRIIGLGFPLLTIGIIAGAVWANEAWGSYWSWDPKETWALITWLVFAAYLHARITKGWQGRKPAILAASGFTVVWICYLGVNLLGKGLHSYGWFL; from the coding sequence ATGAATCTAGTCAGCCTCGAAAGTTTTTTAGACAATACTGCCTTCCTTGTGCTTTTGCTGACCATGTTTGCCTACTGGGTAGCGGTGGTATTTCCCAAACCATGGTTAGTGCAGGGGGCCAGTGGGGCCATGGCGATCGCCAATTTGACTATTACAGCCCTGTTGGGAGCTCGGTGGCTAGAAGCGGGTTATTTTCCCATCAGTAATCTTTACGAATCCTTGTTTTTCCTGGCGTGGGGCATCACGGCGGTGCATTTCATTGCCGAGCGCATGAGCCAAAGTCGTTTTGTTGGGGCAGTCACCAGCCCGATCGCCTTGGGAATTGTGGCCTTTGCTGCCCTGACTTTGCCGGTCGATATGCAACAATCTGCCCCCCTTGTGCCGGCGTTGAAGTCCAATTGGTTGATGATGCACGTCAGTGTGATGATGGTCAGTTATGCCACCCTCATGGTGGGTTCCCTATTGGCGATCGCCTTTTTGTTTGTTACCAGGGGCCAGGCGGTGGAACTCCGGGGTAGTTCCGTGGGCACTGGGGGATTTCGGCAAGGATTGGTGAAAGGTAATAATCTCAATCCGGTGGGGAATCTAAATCCTGCCCTAGAAGGAGTAAGTGGTAACTCGGGCAATGTGGCCGTGTTGGAAAAAACTACCTCTACCCCTGCCATCACCCTTTCTCCCCAACGGCTTACCCTGGCGGACACCTTGGACAATATTAGTTATCGCATTATTGGCCTGGGCTTTCCCCTGCTCACCATTGGCATTATTGCCGGGGCCGTCTGGGCCAACGAAGCTTGGGGTTCCTACTGGAGTTGGGATCCCAAGGAAACCTGGGCCCTAATCACCTGGCTAGTATTTGCCGCCTATCTCCATGCCCGCATTACCAAAGGTTGGCAAGGCCGCAAGCCCGCTATTTTGGCCGCCAGCGGTTTTACGGTGGTTTGGATTTGTTACCTAGGGGTCAACTTGTTGGGTAAAGGTCTCCATTCCTATGGTTGGTTTTTATAG
- a CDS encoding YlqD family protein yields MDDTNTTLLLKRPVALKVIVTPRWKEEMQQQLQAQVGQMDNQVQQLDAQSQRAIAEIKKQSLVPLPPSVSQQIENIQMQVNQQKSEILEQKNQALQQMQQVQLLELNQEVIQGQMESFFRIQKGDNLVQKMGVELVLRDGVVEEIRGEL; encoded by the coding sequence ATGGACGATACTAACACCACATTACTGCTCAAGCGTCCCGTGGCCCTGAAGGTGATTGTCACTCCCCGCTGGAAAGAGGAGATGCAACAACAACTCCAAGCCCAGGTGGGCCAGATGGATAATCAGGTGCAACAGCTTGATGCCCAAAGTCAACGAGCGATCGCCGAAATTAAAAAACAAAGCTTGGTGCCCCTCCCCCCCAGTGTCAGCCAGCAAATTGAAAACATTCAAATGCAGGTCAACCAACAAAAGAGCGAAATTCTGGAGCAGAAAAACCAAGCCCTGCAACAAATGCAACAGGTGCAGTTATTAGAACTGAACCAAGAAGTCATCCAAGGACAGATGGAGAGCTTTTTCCGTATCCAAAAGGGGGACAACCTCGTGCAGAAAATGGGAGTGGAATTGGTACTGCGGGATGGGGTAGTGGAGGAAATCCGGGGTGAACTCTAG
- the lpxC gene encoding UDP-3-O-acyl-N-acetylglucosamine deacetylase: MGHTIKAPLTVQGVGLHSGVETTVTLCPVAAGKGRYFQRVDLPKKPIIPADLTWVREAMLSTELGEPGATIRTVEHLLATLVALDIGDLRIEVNGPEVPLLDGSALSWLTAIAKVGTRPRSKKSQDQPIVITDPLTCQLEDAFVAAFPCATTRFSYGVDYPYLPIGKQWYTWEPDQENFATAIAPARTFGFADQIEKLRQAGLIKGGSLENALVCDKEKWLNPPLRFPDEPVRHKLLDLLGDLSLLGKIPQAHFVAYKASHKLHTQLAQKIADTYR, translated from the coding sequence ATGGGACATACTATCAAAGCACCTCTGACAGTCCAGGGAGTGGGACTGCACTCTGGAGTGGAAACCACCGTTACCCTTTGTCCAGTGGCGGCGGGGAAAGGCCGCTATTTTCAGCGGGTGGATTTGCCTAAAAAGCCTATTATTCCAGCGGATTTGACTTGGGTGCGGGAAGCCATGCTTTCAACGGAGCTAGGGGAACCTGGAGCAACGATTAGGACAGTGGAACATTTACTCGCAACCTTGGTGGCCTTGGACATTGGTGACTTACGCATTGAAGTTAACGGCCCGGAAGTGCCCCTGCTGGATGGTTCTGCCCTTAGTTGGTTAACGGCGATCGCCAAAGTAGGAACCAGGCCTCGGTCAAAGAAGAGCCAAGACCAACCCATTGTGATTACAGACCCTTTAACCTGCCAGCTAGAAGATGCATTTGTGGCGGCTTTTCCCTGTGCCACTACCCGTTTTAGCTACGGTGTGGACTATCCCTATCTGCCTATCGGTAAACAGTGGTACACCTGGGAACCGGATCAGGAAAATTTTGCCACGGCGATCGCCCCTGCTCGGACCTTTGGTTTTGCGGATCAGATTGAAAAATTGCGCCAGGCCGGGCTGATTAAAGGGGGTAGCTTGGAAAATGCTTTGGTGTGCGACAAAGAGAAATGGCTCAATCCCCCCCTGCGTTTTCCCGATGAGCCGGTGCGTCATAAGCTATTGGATTTACTAGGAGATTTAAGTTTACTGGGGAAAATTCCCCAAGCCCATTTTGTCGCCTACAAAGCTAGCCATAAACTACATACTCAGTTGGCCCAAAAAATCGCCGACACCTACAGATAA
- a CDS encoding NnrU family protein, whose translation MALFDISSPWPWLTPSHGIIAAYLLLFAIVHSGLAALRAWGESKIGARGYRVIFALVSIPLATGLIIYFFNHRYDGLQLWQVQGVTGVKPLVWILSALSFFFLFPATFNLLEIAAIQKPEIHLYETGIIRICRHPQMVGQVIWCIAHTLWLGTTFTLVTSLGLIAHHCFAVWHGDRRWQHKYGEAFLAVKQRTSIIPFQAIWEGRQILVWQEFIKPAYVGVMGFIALLWWGHPWLMVMTSRVNW comes from the coding sequence TTGGCTTTGTTTGATATTTCTTCTCCTTGGCCCTGGTTGACCCCCAGCCATGGCATTATCGCCGCCTACCTTCTGTTGTTTGCCATCGTTCATAGTGGCTTAGCCGCCCTGCGAGCCTGGGGGGAAAGCAAAATTGGCGCTAGGGGCTATCGAGTTATATTTGCCCTGGTGAGTATTCCCCTGGCTACGGGATTAATTATTTATTTTTTCAACCATCGCTATGATGGTCTGCAACTCTGGCAAGTACAGGGAGTAACGGGAGTTAAACCCCTGGTGTGGATTTTGTCTGCCCTATCTTTTTTCTTCCTTTTTCCCGCCACTTTTAACCTGTTGGAAATTGCCGCTATCCAAAAACCGGAAATCCATCTTTATGAAACGGGCATTATCCGTATTTGTCGCCATCCTCAAATGGTCGGTCAAGTAATTTGGTGCATTGCCCACACCCTCTGGTTGGGAACCACTTTTACTCTGGTTACCAGCTTGGGATTAATTGCCCACCATTGCTTTGCAGTCTGGCATGGCGATCGCCGTTGGCAACACAAATATGGCGAGGCTTTTCTAGCAGTGAAACAAAGAACTTCCATCATTCCCTTTCAAGCGATCTGGGAGGGAAGGCAAATTCTAGTGTGGCAGGAATTTATCAAACCAGCCTATGTGGGGGTAATGGGTTTCATTGCCCTACTATGGTGGGGCCATCCCTGGTTGATGGTGATGACCTCCAGAGTTAATTGGTAG
- the psaM gene encoding photosystem I reaction center subunit XII: protein MALSDTQILAALVVALLPAFLAFRLSTELYK, encoded by the coding sequence ATGGCATTATCCGACACCCAAATTTTGGCAGCCCTAGTGGTTGCCCTCCTGCCTGCTTTCCTGGCTTTCCGTCTCTCCACGGAACTTTATAAGTAA
- a CDS encoding DUF565 domain-containing protein, protein MQRTRLNTIVEVRGQQLSQFFRNPWRRISLSLLSFLFGFFVGTAVATTAGQNSQWDVVCAAFILLFCELVNRWFYRRGVKMGDLQAEVLNIFKMGVSYSLFLEAFKLGS, encoded by the coding sequence ATGCAGCGCACCCGATTAAATACCATTGTTGAAGTTCGTGGCCAGCAACTTTCCCAATTTTTTAGGAATCCCTGGCGACGTATTTCCCTCAGTTTATTGTCCTTTTTATTCGGCTTTTTTGTCGGGACAGCCGTGGCCACCACCGCCGGTCAGAATTCCCAATGGGACGTAGTTTGTGCTGCCTTCATTCTGCTTTTTTGTGAATTGGTCAATCGTTGGTTCTATCGCCGGGGGGTGAAGATGGGGGACTTGCAGGCTGAAGTATTAAATATTTTTAAAATGGGTGTTTCCTACAGTTTATTCTTAGAAGCTTTCAAGTTGGGTTCCTAG
- a CDS encoding Hsp20/alpha crystallin family protein has protein sequence MSLILYNPLREMDNFQQQMNQLFEEVFVPTDRHGDRQGFNPKAELTETEEAYVLKLELPGMDPDNLDIQAARDAVTVSGDRQDTHSTEKDGVRRTEFRYGSFRRVIPVPGAIQNTEVKANYDAGILTLTLPKVEEAKNKVVKVQLS, from the coding sequence ATGTCTCTCATTCTTTACAATCCCCTGCGGGAAATGGATAATTTCCAGCAGCAGATGAACCAACTGTTTGAAGAAGTTTTTGTCCCTACGGACCGCCACGGCGATCGCCAAGGGTTTAATCCTAAAGCAGAACTAACTGAAACTGAAGAAGCCTATGTGCTCAAACTAGAATTACCTGGCATGGACCCCGATAATTTGGACATCCAAGCCGCCAGGGATGCGGTGACCGTCAGCGGCGATCGCCAGGATACCCATAGCACCGAAAAAGATGGGGTGCGGCGCACAGAGTTCCGCTATGGCAGTTTCCGCCGGGTTATTCCTGTACCTGGAGCAATCCAAAACACAGAAGTTAAAGCTAATTACGATGCCGGTATCCTAACTTTGACTTTGCCCAAAGTAGAGGAAGCCAAAAATAAAGTGGTGAAAGTTCAGCTTTCCTAA
- a CDS encoding ParA family protein, translated as MAKIISTVNMKGGVGKTTLTVNLATCLAKYFQKRVLVLDLDSQISATLSLMAPHDFAAIRKKGKTLSYLLANAIQPNPYSKLDIFDIICPEICQIEGLELIPGDIELYDEYLVSEKLHQAAIATENPNFETVWNKFEGTLIKEMLAPVLEEYDFVILDCAPGYNLLTRSGIAASDFYLLPARPEPLSVVGMQLLERRIEKLKESHKASDDPLNINLIGVVFILSGGGLMSRYYNQVMRRVQTDFTPGQLFQQSIPMDVNVAKAVDSFMPVVTSMPNTAGSKAFIKLTQEFLQKVEAFG; from the coding sequence ATGGCCAAAATCATTAGCACCGTCAATATGAAGGGCGGAGTCGGTAAAACCACTCTGACTGTTAACTTGGCCACCTGTCTGGCTAAATATTTTCAAAAACGGGTTTTGGTGCTGGACTTGGATTCCCAAATTAGTGCCACTTTGAGCTTAATGGCTCCCCATGATTTTGCTGCAATTCGCAAAAAGGGCAAAACCTTGAGCTATCTGTTGGCCAATGCCATCCAGCCGAATCCCTACAGTAAATTGGATATTTTTGATATTATTTGCCCAGAAATTTGCCAAATTGAGGGTTTAGAACTGATTCCGGGGGATATTGAACTTTATGACGAGTATCTGGTGTCGGAAAAACTCCACCAAGCGGCGATCGCCACGGAAAATCCTAACTTTGAGACGGTGTGGAATAAATTTGAGGGTACGTTAATTAAGGAAATGCTGGCGCCAGTGCTGGAGGAATATGATTTTGTCATCCTCGACTGTGCCCCTGGTTATAATCTGTTGACCCGCAGTGGCATTGCGGCCAGCGACTTTTATCTGTTGCCGGCTCGTCCTGAACCCCTATCGGTGGTGGGGATGCAGTTACTGGAAAGAAGAATTGAGAAACTGAAGGAAAGCCATAAGGCCTCCGATGATCCCCTGAATATCAATCTGATCGGAGTGGTGTTTATTCTGTCCGGCGGCGGTTTGATGAGTCGCTACTATAACCAGGTAATGCGGCGGGTACAAACGGATTTCACCCCGGGACAACTTTTTCAGCAGTCCATTCCCATGGATGTCAATGTGGCTAAGGCAGTGGATAGCTTTATGCCGGTGGTTACCTCCATGCCCAATACGGCGGGTTCAAAAGCTTTTATTAAATTAACCCAGGAATTTTTACAGAAAGTAGAAGCTTTTGGCTAA
- a CDS encoding winged helix-turn-helix transcriptional regulator, whose amino-acid sequence MEKVFPHTAMTQANADPCFETGHICPIQHVVDLLDNKWSILVLRELFKGQRRTGQLLDALPGCSTKTLTLRLRQLETHGIINRDVYPEIPPRVEYSLTARGREIQPVLIAMHKLGSDWLEQESCECSLLTGEGPN is encoded by the coding sequence ATGGAAAAGGTTTTCCCTCATACTGCCATGACCCAAGCCAATGCTGATCCCTGTTTTGAAACCGGACATATTTGCCCCATTCAGCATGTGGTGGATTTACTTGATAATAAGTGGTCTATTTTGGTGTTGCGGGAACTGTTCAAGGGACAACGACGCACGGGGCAGTTGTTAGATGCCTTGCCCGGTTGTAGCACTAAAACGTTAACCCTAAGGCTTAGGCAACTAGAAACCCACGGCATTATCAATCGGGATGTGTACCCAGAAATTCCCCCTAGGGTGGAGTATTCCCTCACGGCCAGGGGTAGGGAAATTCAGCCAGTGCTGATTGCCATGCACAAACTAGGTTCCGACTGGTTAGAGCAAGAATCCTGTGAATGCAGTCTTCTGACCGGCGAAGGACCAAACTAA
- a CDS encoding sterol desaturase family protein, whose translation MASLISFWLFFALSLLQPQQRQFLASKPWQDWLLDGVSLGIQGAIIPLLQLLLVINFYSLIIPHWQHSFNLFAGGQFLLGFVAIDYVYYWSHRALHSKLLFPIHQVHHTVSQMDMVSCARNTFWSSLFLPYVWLNSLIIYLLHDARGYILAISCTYLLDLWRHSSLIINKKCWLHDCLNSWLILPQDHGLHHHQIGKGNFGANLKLWDKIHGTYLKNTLPNQLSISSGMGIKLELTLWQKLFWPLT comes from the coding sequence ATGGCATCATTAATCAGCTTTTGGTTATTTTTTGCCCTCAGTTTACTGCAACCTCAACAAAGACAATTTTTAGCTAGTAAACCTTGGCAAGACTGGTTGTTAGATGGGGTAAGTTTAGGTATACAAGGAGCGATTATCCCCCTGCTGCAATTGTTATTAGTAATCAATTTTTACTCCTTGATTATTCCCCACTGGCAACATAGTTTTAACCTATTTGCTGGGGGGCAATTTCTCCTCGGCTTTGTGGCTATTGATTACGTTTATTATTGGAGCCATCGAGCACTACACAGCAAATTGCTATTTCCCATTCACCAAGTCCACCACACCGTTAGTCAAATGGATATGGTTAGTTGTGCACGCAACACTTTTTGGTCTAGCTTGTTTTTGCCCTACGTTTGGCTAAATAGCCTCATAATTTATTTATTGCACGATGCCAGGGGATATATTCTCGCCATTAGTTGCACCTACTTACTGGATCTATGGCGTCATAGTTCCCTAATTATTAATAAAAAATGTTGGTTACACGACTGCTTAAATAGCTGGCTGATTTTACCCCAAGACCACGGATTGCACCATCACCAAATCGGCAAGGGAAATTTTGGTGCTAATTTAAAACTTTGGGACAAAATCCATGGTACCTATTTGAAAAATACCTTACCAAATCAACTTAGTATTTCTTCCGGAATGGGCATTAAACTTGAATTAACTTTGTGGCAAAAGCTTTTCTGGCCATTGACCTAA
- a CDS encoding alpha/beta hydrolase, which produces MNVRFPHFCLSLMFASLLAGAGTLPLAAAERVVLTYSVLRESISIEELGELSRTGKVSPSLKAYLKMANKNPEELRGWLNRPFQADPVTLSRVLNSFAGEYVLNQVGQVIHTPSKRDNKEALRGAIISSAEKDNQVRLIEVLENYPTPELHVNGDRLMELYQQVEGLTAMLGRLPF; this is translated from the coding sequence ATGAATGTGCGTTTTCCTCACTTTTGTTTAAGTTTAATGTTTGCTAGCCTGTTGGCTGGTGCTGGAACTCTTCCCCTGGCTGCAGCGGAACGGGTGGTGCTGACCTATAGTGTTTTGCGAGAATCCATCTCCATTGAGGAGTTAGGGGAGTTGAGCCGCACTGGGAAAGTGTCCCCCTCCCTCAAAGCCTATTTAAAAATGGCCAATAAAAACCCTGAAGAATTGCGGGGTTGGCTCAATCGACCGTTTCAGGCAGATCCAGTTACCCTCTCCCGGGTGCTCAACAGTTTTGCCGGGGAATATGTGCTCAATCAGGTGGGTCAGGTAATCCACACCCCTTCTAAGCGGGACAATAAAGAAGCTCTGCGGGGAGCTATTATCAGCTCTGCAGAAAAAGACAATCAGGTACGACTGATCGAAGTGTTGGAAAATTATCCCACCCCAGAACTCCACGTCAACGGTGATCGCCTGATGGAATTGTACCAACAAGTGGAAGGGTTGACGGCCATGTTAGGTCGACTACCTTTTTAG
- the lipA gene encoding lipoyl synthase produces MTVKPDWLRVKAPQWQRVGSVKDILRDLQLNTVCEEASCPNIGECFQAGTATFLIMGPACTRACPYCDIDFEKKPQPLDSTEPERLAIAVKRLNLKHVVITAVNRDDLPDGGASQFVSCIEAIRKISPGTTIEVLIPDLCGNWQALAALLEAAPEVLNHNMETVPRLYKRVRPQADYDQSLELFNQAKRILPKVYTKSGIMVGLGETDAEVRQVMEDLRRVDCDILTIGQYLQPSQKHLGVKEFVTPEQFDVWRIYGESIGFLQVVSSPLTRSSYHAEQVQALMTRFPR; encoded by the coding sequence GTGACCGTCAAACCGGATTGGCTCCGAGTCAAAGCGCCCCAATGGCAGAGGGTGGGCAGTGTTAAGGATATTCTGCGAGATTTACAATTAAATACCGTCTGTGAAGAAGCTTCCTGTCCCAATATTGGCGAGTGTTTTCAGGCCGGGACGGCTACTTTTTTGATTATGGGTCCTGCTTGCACCAGGGCTTGCCCCTATTGTGATATTGATTTTGAGAAAAAGCCTCAACCCTTAGACTCCACAGAGCCGGAAAGATTGGCGATCGCCGTGAAAAGGCTCAATCTTAAGCATGTGGTGATTACCGCAGTCAACCGGGATGATTTACCCGATGGAGGAGCCTCCCAGTTTGTTAGTTGCATAGAGGCTATCCGCAAAATTTCTCCAGGCACCACCATTGAGGTTTTGATTCCAGATTTGTGCGGCAATTGGCAAGCCTTAGCGGCGCTGTTGGAAGCTGCCCCAGAGGTTTTGAATCACAATATGGAAACAGTGCCCAGGCTTTATAAACGGGTGCGGCCCCAGGCGGATTATGATCAATCCCTAGAATTATTCAACCAGGCGAAACGGATTCTGCCCAAGGTTTACACTAAGTCCGGCATTATGGTGGGGCTGGGGGAAACAGATGCGGAAGTAAGACAGGTGATGGAAGATCTACGCCGGGTGGATTGCGATATTTTGACTATTGGCCAGTATCTACAACCTAGCCAAAAACATTTGGGAGTCAAGGAATTTGTCACCCCGGAACAGTTCGACGTTTGGCGAATTTATGGTGAATCCATTGGCTTTTTACAAGTGGTATCCTCCCCTTTAACCCGCAGTTCCTACCATGCGGAACAGGTGCAGGCTTTGATGACCCGTTTCCCCCGTTAA